Proteins from a single region of Harpia harpyja isolate bHarHar1 chromosome 14, bHarHar1 primary haplotype, whole genome shotgun sequence:
- the ZNF207 gene encoding BUB3-interacting and GLEBS motif-containing protein ZNF207 isoform X3: MGRKKKKQLKPWCWYCNRDFDDEKILIQHQKAKHFKCHICHKKLYTGPGLAIHCMQVHKETIDAVPNAIPGRTDIELEIYGMEGIPEKDMEERRRLLEQKTQAESQKKKQQDDSDEYEDDESAASTSFQPQQVQPQQGYIPPMAQPGLPPVPGAPGMPPGIPPLMAGVPPMMPGMPPVMPGMPPGMMPMGGMMPPGPGIPPLMPGMPPGMPPPVGPRPGMPPMTQAQPVTAPGILNRPPAPAASAPTPQPPVTKPLFPSAGQMGTPVTSSSAASSNSESLSASSNALFPSTAQAAAAVPGPVGTDFKPLNSTPATTTEPPKPTFPAYTQSTASTTSTTNSTAAKPATSITSKPATLTTTSATSKLIHPDEDISLEERRAQLPKYQRNLPRPGQASLGNPPVGPIGGMMPPQPGIPPQQQGMRPPMPPHGQYGAHHQGMPGYLPGAMPPYGQGPPMVPPYQSGPPRPPMGMRPPVMSQGGRY; this comes from the exons ATGGGCCGTAAGAAGAAGAAGCAGCTGAAGCCTTGGTGCTG GTATTGTAACAGGGATTTTGATGATGAAAAAATCCTTATACAGCATCAAAAAGCAAAGCACTTTAAATGCCATATATGTCATAAGAAACTGTATACAGGACCTGGTTTAGCTATACACTGCATGCAG gtacATAAAGAAACAATAGATGCTGTTCCAAATGCTATTCCTGGAAGAACAGACATTGAACTGGAAATCTATGGCATGGAGGGCATTCCAGAAAAAGATATGGAGGAACGAAGGAGGTTACTTGAACAAAAAACTCAGG CAGAgagccagaaaaagaaacaacaggaTGATTCTGATGAGTATGAAGATGATGAATCTGCAGCTTCAACTTCATTTCAACCCCAGCAAGTTCAGCCACAGCAGGGGTACATTCCCCCAATGGCACAACCAGGTTTGCCTCCTGTGCCAGGTGCACCAGGAATGCCTCCAG gTATACCACCATTAATGGCAGGTGTTCCACCTATGATGCCTGGAATGCCTCCAGTTATGCCTGGAATGCCGCCTGG GATGATGCCAATGGGTGGAATGATGCCTCCTGGGCCAGGAATACCACCTCTTATGCCTGGTATGCCACCAG GTATGCCGCCGCCTGTTGGGCCTCGTCCTGGGATGCCTCCAATGACACAAGCACAGCCTGTTACAGCACCGGGCATTCTTAACagacctccagctcctgctgcatcGGCACCTACCCCCCAGCCTCCGGTTACTAAACCACTCTTCCCAAGTGCGGGGCAG ATGGGGACACCTGTCACAAGCTCAAGTGCAGCTTCCTCCAATTCAGAAAGTCTGTCAGCATCTTCTAACGCTCTGTTTCCTAGCACAGCACAA gctgcagcagctgtTCCAGGTCCAGTTGGTACTGATTTCAAACCTTTGAATTCTACACCTGCAACAACAACAGAACCCCCAAAACCTACATTCCCTGCTTACACACAGTCTACAGCCTCAACCACTAGCACGACAAAcagtactgcagctaaaccagctACGTCTATAACAAGTAAGCCTGCTACTCTCACAACAACCAGTGCAACCAGTAAGTTGATCCATCCAGATGAGGATATATCACTg GAAGAGAGGAGGGCACAGTTGCCTAAATATCAGCGTAATCTTCCTCGACCAGGACAAGCTTCCTTGGGTAATCCACCAGTTGGACCAATTGGAGGTATGATGCCACCACAGCCAGGAATTCCTCCACAACAACAAGGAATGAGACCTCCCATGCCACCTCATG GTCAGTATGGTGCTCATCACCAGGGCATGCCAGGATATCTTCCTGGAGCCATGCCTCCATACGGTCAGGGACCTCCGATGGTGCCCCCTTACCAAAGTGGACCTCCTCGACCTCCAATGGGAATGAGACCTCCTGTAATGTCGCAAGGTGGCCGCTACTGA